Proteins co-encoded in one Metabacillus sp. KUDC1714 genomic window:
- a CDS encoding anti-sigma regulatory factor: protein MENQSCVKIVTEWDIVAARQLGRNVAKELGFGTVDQARITTAISELARNIYLYAGQGEMRIDRIYDLGKKGLKITAVDKGPGIPDIRKVMEDGFSTSGGLGAGLPGVRRLMDEFDITSSVGDGTDIKAVKWLR, encoded by the coding sequence ATGGAAAACCAATCCTGTGTCAAAATTGTCACCGAATGGGACATAGTTGCAGCCCGACAACTTGGTCGGAATGTAGCAAAAGAGCTTGGATTCGGTACAGTTGATCAAGCAAGAATAACAACTGCAATTTCAGAACTTGCTCGAAATATTTATTTATATGCAGGACAAGGCGAAATGCGAATAGATCGCATCTATGACCTAGGTAAAAAAGGTTTAAAAATCACAGCCGTTGATAAAGGGCCGGGAATACCAGATATCCGAAAAGTGATGGAAGATGGGTTTTCGACATCGGGAGGATTAGGTGCTGGATTACCAGGAGTTAGACGATTAATGGATGAATTTGATATAACTTCCTCAGTCGGAGATGGTACAGATATTAAGGCAGTGAAATGGCTTCGTTAG
- a CDS encoding PP2C family protein-serine/threonine phosphatase produces MDYRDFLETKYRELLRNYLNEQTETALYQGQKFSRKTIEHQIPPEEIVSTHRNVLQELFPDIQSEVLSSLDFLLEVMMGYGLAYQEHQSLRDQQLEIRSEIQIAANVQQTLLETSIPSTASLDIGAISIPAKQMNGDYHHFVEDDQGISIAVADVIGKGIPAALCMSMIKYSMDSFPESRRNPNQILENLNRVVERNVDPSMFITMFYGMYNTIDHIFTYASAGHEPGFFYHAGSDSFEDLYTKGLVLGIDQNVKYIQYQKNIDPGDMIVLLSDGVTESRTDDGFVERSVITDSIRQYKDLSSQEIVEKIYRNFEKMQDFQLRDDFTLIILRRMV; encoded by the coding sequence ATGGATTATCGTGATTTTTTAGAAACGAAATATCGAGAGCTTTTAAGAAATTACTTAAATGAACAAACTGAAACTGCGCTATATCAAGGTCAGAAGTTTAGTAGAAAAACAATCGAACACCAAATACCACCTGAAGAGATCGTCAGTACTCATCGAAACGTCCTGCAAGAACTCTTTCCGGATATCCAAAGTGAGGTTCTTTCTTCATTGGACTTCTTACTAGAAGTGATGATGGGATATGGGCTTGCTTATCAGGAGCATCAGAGCTTGCGTGATCAACAATTAGAAATAAGATCAGAGATTCAGATTGCTGCAAATGTTCAACAAACATTACTTGAAACATCAATACCATCAACAGCTTCATTAGATATTGGGGCAATAAGTATCCCAGCTAAACAGATGAATGGAGACTATCATCACTTTGTTGAAGATGACCAAGGAATCAGTATAGCGGTTGCAGATGTTATTGGTAAAGGGATACCTGCAGCATTATGTATGTCTATGATTAAATATTCGATGGACAGCTTTCCAGAATCACGTAGAAATCCTAATCAAATATTAGAGAACCTGAATAGAGTTGTTGAACGAAATGTAGATCCTAGTATGTTTATTACTATGTTTTATGGTATGTATAATACGATTGACCATATATTTACATATGCATCTGCTGGCCATGAACCAGGATTCTTTTATCATGCTGGGTCCGACTCATTTGAAGATTTGTATACGAAGGGACTAGTTTTAGGAATAGATCAGAACGTTAAATATATTCAGTACCAAAAAAACATAGATCCTGGGGATATGATTGTCCTTTTATCTGATGGTGTAACGGAATCACGGACAGATGATGGGTTTGTTGAAAGGTCTGTTATTACAGATTCAATACGCCAATATAAAGATCTTTCTTCACAAGAAATCGTTGAAAAAATCTATCGAAACTTTGAAAAAATGCAGGATTTTCAACTTAGGGATGATTTTACTTTAATTATTTTAAGAAGAATGGTTTAA
- a CDS encoding anti-sigma factor antagonist, whose product MNIKVDIDKLDDKTVVFVAGEIDAFTAPKLREALLPLAEEFKSKLIVNLKNVSYMDSTGLGVFVGLLKIIRKNDGHLNLVELSDRLERLFSITGLNDIIDISSKSEGGVQ is encoded by the coding sequence ATGAATATTAAAGTAGATATAGACAAATTAGATGATAAGACGGTTGTTTTTGTTGCAGGTGAAATAGATGCATTCACAGCTCCAAAGCTAAGGGAAGCATTATTACCACTAGCCGAAGAGTTTAAATCAAAATTAATTGTAAATTTGAAAAATGTATCTTATATGGATAGTACGGGTTTAGGGGTATTTGTTGGTTTGTTAAAAATAATAAGAAAAAACGATGGTCATCTAAATCTTGTGGAGCTGTCAGATCGCTTGGAGCGCTTATTTAGTATAACCGGGCTAAATGACATCATTGATATATCTTCAAAATCAGAGGGTGGGGTACAATGA
- the rsbW gene encoding anti-sigma B factor RsbW — protein sequence MNQLVDYIEMKVPAKPEYVGIIRLTLSGIASRMGYSYDDIEDLKIATSEACTNAVHHAYKSNEGGEVVVGFALYADRLEVMVADNGKSFDFEKAKNELGPYSASSPVDQLPEGGLGLYLMETLMDEVRVLLNSGVTVFMTKYLNGERIDHGTTISNYEAN from the coding sequence ATGAACCAATTAGTAGATTATATTGAAATGAAGGTTCCAGCGAAGCCAGAATATGTAGGAATAATCAGGTTAACCCTTTCTGGAATTGCTAGTAGAATGGGATATTCATATGATGATATAGAGGATTTGAAAATTGCAACTAGTGAAGCATGTACGAACGCTGTGCATCATGCCTATAAGAGTAATGAGGGTGGTGAAGTTGTTGTAGGGTTTGCTCTCTATGCTGACCGCCTCGAGGTAATGGTTGCTGATAATGGTAAAAGCTTTGATTTCGAAAAAGCCAAAAATGAACTTGGTCCTTATTCTGCTTCAAGCCCAGTTGACCAGCTTCCTGAAGGAGGGTTGGGTCTCTATTTGATGGAAACGCTCATGGATGAAGTCCGTGTTCTTCTTAACTCAGGTGTAACGGTCTTCATGACTAAGTACTTAAACGGGGAGCGGATAGATCATGGCACAACCATCTCAAACTATGAAGCTAACTAA
- the sigB gene encoding RNA polymerase sigma factor SigB yields the protein MAQPSQTMKLTKEEVNELIIDFQQTECKSAQLALVEQYTGLVDTLAKKYSKGKSFHEDLRQVGMIGLLGAIRRYDPTIGKPFEAFAIPTIIGEIKRFLRDKTWSVHVPRRIKELGPKIKAAVDTLTNENQRSPKVQEIAEYLDVTEEEVLETMEMGKSYQALSVDHSIEADSEGSTVTILDIVGSQDKGYEKVNQKLLLQSVLHVLTEREREIIDCTFIMNKSQKETGEQLGISQMHVSRLQRRAIQKLKDALSKDMPPELNR from the coding sequence ATGGCACAACCATCTCAAACTATGAAGCTAACTAAAGAAGAGGTTAACGAGCTAATTATTGATTTTCAGCAAACAGAATGTAAGAGTGCACAATTAGCTCTTGTTGAACAATATACCGGCTTAGTAGATACGTTAGCTAAAAAGTATTCAAAAGGAAAGAGTTTCCATGAAGACCTTAGACAGGTAGGTATGATTGGTTTATTAGGTGCAATTAGAAGATATGACCCTACAATTGGAAAGCCATTTGAGGCTTTCGCTATTCCAACGATTATTGGGGAAATCAAGCGTTTCTTAAGAGATAAAACATGGAGTGTACATGTTCCGAGGCGGATTAAAGAATTAGGGCCGAAGATTAAAGCAGCAGTTGACACACTTACAAATGAAAATCAAAGATCTCCTAAAGTACAAGAAATAGCAGAATATTTAGATGTAACCGAAGAGGAAGTATTAGAAACAATGGAAATGGGTAAAAGCTATCAAGCTTTATCTGTTGATCATTCGATTGAAGCTGATTCTGAAGGCAGTACAGTTACCATTCTTGATATTGTAGGTTCTCAGGATAAAGGGTATGAAAAAGTAAACCAAAAGCTTTTATTACAAAGTGTTTTACACGTTTTGACAGAGAGAGAGAGAGAAATCATTGATTGTACGTTTATTATGAATAAAAGCCAAAAGGAAACGGGTGAACAGCTTGGTATCTCGCAAATGCATGTATCAAGACTACAGAGAAGAGCTATTCAAAAACTGAAAGATGCTCTATCAAAAGATATGCCTCCGGAGTTAAATCGATGA
- a CDS encoding PP2C family serine/threonine-protein phosphatase: MIVHESNNFVHTLAYQVPKEGKVCCGDSFFIKAMDDYFICALADGLGSGEYANESSSAISTLVEKNHDEDVNVLIDLCNQELKNKRGATVSILKINFKSNEFTYSSVGNIRFLLSSPSGSFIYPLPILGFLSGKPQKYRTQTYSYEKGSKFIIHTDGLVLPAVKTLLNKGQTVEELSRYLDEYTKSRKDDLTYIVGQLF, from the coding sequence ATGATTGTTCACGAATCAAACAACTTTGTACATACACTAGCTTATCAAGTACCGAAAGAAGGAAAAGTCTGTTGTGGTGACAGCTTTTTTATAAAAGCAATGGATGATTACTTTATATGTGCTTTAGCAGACGGTTTAGGAAGTGGTGAATATGCAAATGAATCTTCCTCTGCTATAAGTACACTAGTTGAGAAGAATCATGATGAAGATGTAAATGTCTTAATTGATCTCTGTAATCAGGAGTTGAAGAATAAACGAGGTGCAACAGTCTCGATCTTAAAAATTAACTTCAAGAGTAATGAGTTTACATATAGTTCTGTGGGGAATATCCGCTTTTTACTCAGTTCACCATCCGGGTCCTTTATCTATCCTCTACCAATCTTAGGCTTTCTATCTGGCAAACCTCAAAAATATCGAACTCAGACGTACTCGTATGAAAAAGGATCGAAATTTATTATTCATACTGATGGTTTGGTATTACCAGCAGTCAAAACGTTACTTAATAAGGGGCAAACAGTAGAAGAGCTATCAAGATATTTAGATGAATATACCAAAAGCCGAAAAGATGACTTAACATATATAGTCGGTCAATTATTTTAG
- a CDS encoding Tex family protein: MVEKRDQIMQQISKGLMINFKQVANVIGLLEEGNTVPFIARYRKEQTGALDEVQIRDISEKWTYIQNLENRKEEVIRLIEEQGKLTEQLTADINKSMKLQQVEDLYRPYKQKRRTKATVAKEKGLEPFAEWILQLPSQGDIEEKAKEFLNEEKEVNSVEEAINGAKDIIAEQLSDEPKYRQWIRDVTFKKGMISSVVKDEEKDEKNVYEMYYEYEEPIQKIVPHRVLALNRGEKEEILRVSIQPPHDQIVGYIQKQELKGKATIVYDIMIETIEDAYKRLIQPSIEREIRKELSEKAEDRAIHIFSENLRNLLLQPPLKGRMVLGVDPAFRTGCKLAIVDQTGKMLHIGVIYPHPPVNKKEQAVTAIKDVLAKYDIEVVAIGNGTASRETEQFIVDVLKEVQGEISYLIVNEAGASVYSASDLAREEFPDLQVEERSAVSIARRLQDPLAELVKIDPKSVGVGQYQHDVSQKKLNESLTFVVETVVNQVGVNVNTASSSLLQYVAGLSKAVANNVVKKRDELGRFSSRKQLKDIPRLGAKTYEQCIGFLRVLDGDQPLDRTGIHPERYSEVKKLLDQLNASVSDLGSEHLKDKVTNINLKETAEVLAIGELTLKDICDALIRPERDPRDDVAKPLLKKDVLKLEDLQQGMELQGTVRNVVDFGAFVDIGVKQDGLVHISKLSKSFVKHPLDIVSVGDVVTVWVDDVDFKKGRVALAMVKS, from the coding sequence ATGGTAGAAAAACGAGATCAAATTATGCAACAAATCAGTAAAGGATTAATGATAAATTTCAAGCAAGTAGCAAATGTAATAGGCTTACTTGAAGAAGGAAATACAGTTCCCTTTATTGCAAGGTATCGAAAAGAACAAACAGGTGCACTCGATGAGGTGCAAATTCGTGATATTTCTGAAAAGTGGACATACATACAAAATCTTGAAAATCGTAAAGAAGAAGTAATACGACTTATTGAAGAACAAGGAAAACTAACGGAACAACTCACTGCTGATATTAATAAATCAATGAAGCTTCAGCAGGTTGAAGATTTATACCGACCATATAAACAAAAAAGACGAACAAAGGCAACTGTTGCAAAAGAAAAAGGTCTCGAGCCATTTGCTGAATGGATTCTTCAATTACCAAGTCAGGGAGATATCGAGGAAAAGGCTAAAGAGTTCTTAAATGAAGAGAAAGAAGTGAACTCAGTAGAAGAGGCTATAAATGGTGCTAAGGATATCATTGCTGAGCAATTATCTGATGAACCGAAATATCGCCAGTGGATCCGCGATGTAACGTTTAAAAAGGGAATGATCTCTTCTGTGGTGAAAGATGAAGAGAAAGATGAAAAAAATGTATATGAGATGTATTACGAGTACGAAGAACCAATCCAAAAAATTGTTCCACATCGTGTACTTGCACTAAATCGTGGTGAAAAAGAAGAAATACTCCGTGTTTCCATACAGCCGCCACATGACCAAATTGTAGGTTACATTCAAAAACAAGAGTTAAAGGGTAAAGCCACGATTGTATATGACATCATGATAGAGACAATTGAAGATGCATATAAAAGACTAATTCAGCCATCTATAGAGAGGGAAATTAGAAAAGAGTTATCTGAAAAAGCCGAGGATCGTGCAATACATATATTCTCAGAAAATCTGAGGAATTTGCTTCTGCAGCCCCCTTTAAAAGGAAGAATGGTGTTAGGTGTAGACCCTGCATTTAGAACAGGGTGTAAATTAGCTATTGTTGATCAAACAGGAAAAATGCTTCACATCGGTGTTATATATCCTCACCCACCAGTAAATAAGAAGGAGCAAGCTGTAACAGCTATAAAGGATGTTTTGGCAAAGTATGATATAGAGGTAGTGGCAATTGGCAATGGAACTGCATCACGAGAAACGGAACAATTTATAGTAGATGTTTTAAAAGAAGTGCAAGGCGAAATATCTTACCTTATCGTAAATGAGGCAGGAGCAAGTGTATATTCTGCATCTGATTTAGCTAGAGAGGAATTTCCTGATTTGCAAGTAGAGGAGCGAAGCGCTGTATCCATTGCAAGAAGACTCCAAGATCCACTAGCTGAATTAGTGAAAATTGACCCGAAATCTGTTGGAGTTGGTCAATATCAGCATGATGTATCACAAAAGAAACTAAATGAATCATTAACATTTGTAGTTGAAACGGTTGTAAACCAAGTGGGAGTGAATGTAAACACAGCTTCTTCATCCTTACTCCAATATGTTGCAGGCTTAAGTAAAGCAGTCGCAAACAATGTTGTGAAAAAAAGAGATGAACTTGGGAGATTTTCTAGTCGAAAGCAATTGAAAGATATTCCGCGATTAGGAGCAAAAACATATGAGCAATGTATTGGGTTCTTAAGAGTGTTAGATGGTGATCAGCCATTAGATAGGACAGGCATTCACCCAGAACGTTACTCAGAGGTGAAAAAATTACTAGATCAATTAAACGCGTCCGTTTCTGATTTGGGTAGTGAACATTTAAAAGATAAAGTGACAAATATAAATTTAAAAGAAACGGCAGAGGTGCTTGCCATTGGTGAGCTAACCTTAAAAGATATATGTGATGCATTAATCCGTCCAGAAAGAGATCCTCGAGATGATGTAGCTAAACCGTTATTAAAGAAGGATGTATTAAAACTAGAAGATTTACAACAAGGAATGGAATTGCAAGGTACTGTACGTAATGTTGTTGATTTTGGAGCATTTGTAGACATAGGTGTTAAGCAAGACGGTCTTGTTCATATCTCAAAATTGAGCAAATCCTTTGTTAAACATCCACTTGACATTGTATCTGTCGGTGATGTCGTAACAGTGTGGGTAGATGATGTTGACTTTAAAAAGGGTAGAGTAGCCCTTGCAATGGTAAAGAGTTAA
- the cmpA gene encoding cortex morphogenetic protein CmpA, producing the protein MPSWLQNQMQRAFYEKNRYQIKLLNQCWFFYREKHCS; encoded by the coding sequence ATGCCATCATGGTTACAAAATCAAATGCAACGTGCTTTTTACGAAAAAAATCGCTATCAAATCAAATTACTTAATCAATGCTGGTTTTTCTATAGAGAAAAACACTGCTCTTAA
- a CDS encoding SprT family protein, which yields MDDTKLQQMVEDISLTYFHKPFNHQATFNKRLRTTGGRYLLRSHNIDINPKYLLEHGIDEMVGIIKHELCHYHLHIEGKGYKHGDQDFKELLKKVGAPRFCTPLKGEPETKKVVLIYKCKSCNQLYTRKRRVDTTRLVCGKCGGKIYLYKKG from the coding sequence GTGGATGATACAAAGCTTCAACAAATGGTTGAAGATATTTCTTTAACATATTTTCATAAACCGTTTAACCATCAAGCTACTTTTAATAAAAGACTTAGAACAACAGGTGGAAGATATTTATTAAGAAGCCACAATATTGATATTAACCCGAAATACTTACTTGAGCATGGTATCGATGAGATGGTTGGGATTATTAAACATGAACTTTGCCATTATCATTTACATATAGAAGGGAAAGGATATAAACATGGTGATCAGGATTTTAAAGAGCTACTTAAAAAAGTAGGAGCTCCAAGATTTTGTACACCTTTAAAAGGGGAACCAGAAACAAAAAAGGTTGTTCTGATTTATAAATGTAAGAGCTGTAATCAACTGTATACTAGAAAGAGAAGAGTTGATACAACTCGTTTAGTGTGTGGTAAATGTGGAGGTAAAATCTATCTTTACAAAAAGGGTTGA
- the thiL gene encoding thiamine-phosphate kinase encodes MDEFDFISKIKPNRIFQENVKVAIGDDAAVYEPSVHKNQVVCVDSMVEGVHFLKTLSSPREIGYKSLAVNISDIAAMGANPIYYLVSIAIPSSWEEHELLEIFKGMQELAEMYQMDLLGGDTVSTADKLTITVTVIGEVEPNVLTLRSNARDGDIVFVTGNIGDSSAGLAVLLDQVAIEDKKNKNYLINRHKKPIPQVKVGRLIAKLERASLNDISDGLASELHEIADASQLGIEINEIDLPVSSELLLLKNFNDINKWILFGGEDFELVGTTSIESWTELKQACDEQMIKITKIGLVTCSHSGVLLKRENQEVIKLEKSGYNHFNR; translated from the coding sequence ATGGATGAATTTGATTTTATTAGTAAAATAAAACCCAATCGAATATTTCAAGAAAATGTAAAAGTAGCAATTGGTGATGATGCTGCTGTTTATGAGCCTTCAGTTCATAAAAATCAAGTAGTATGTGTTGATTCAATGGTAGAAGGTGTACATTTTCTTAAAACTTTATCTTCTCCGCGAGAAATTGGTTATAAGTCGTTAGCTGTGAATATAAGCGATATTGCAGCAATGGGCGCAAACCCTATCTATTATTTGGTTTCTATTGCTATTCCATCTAGTTGGGAAGAACATGAGCTTTTAGAGATATTTAAGGGAATGCAAGAGCTTGCGGAAATGTATCAAATGGATTTATTAGGCGGTGATACGGTTTCTACTGCAGACAAGCTTACTATAACAGTTACAGTTATTGGTGAAGTAGAACCCAACGTACTGACGCTTAGAAGTAATGCTAGAGATGGAGATATCGTTTTTGTTACAGGGAATATTGGAGACTCTTCTGCTGGATTAGCTGTATTATTAGACCAAGTAGCGATTGAAGATAAAAAGAATAAGAATTATCTTATTAATCGTCATAAGAAGCCAATTCCACAGGTTAAAGTGGGTAGGCTTATCGCAAAACTGGAAAGAGCTTCTTTAAATGATATTAGTGATGGTTTAGCAAGTGAGCTTCATGAAATTGCTGATGCAAGTCAGTTAGGAATAGAAATTAATGAAATTGATCTTCCAGTTAGTAGTGAATTGCTCTTATTAAAGAATTTTAATGATATAAACAAGTGGATCCTTTTTGGTGGTGAGGATTTTGAGTTAGTTGGTACTACCTCAATAGAATCATGGACTGAATTAAAACAAGCATGTGATGAGCAAATGATTAAAATTACCAAGATTGGCCTGGTTACTTGTAGCCATTCTGGCGTTTTACTAAAGAGAGAAAATCAAGAAGTGATAAAGCTTGAAAAGTCTGGTTACAACCACTTCAATAGATAA
- the tsaE gene encoding tRNA (adenosine(37)-N6)-threonylcarbamoyltransferase complex ATPase subunit type 1 TsaE, producing the protein MEEFEFSTNSSEETLEIAKRLSEKVKKSDVVTLEGDLGAGKTTFTKGLAKGLGIKRNVNSPTFTIIKEYKDGRLPLYHMDVYRLEDADEDLGFDEYFHGDGITVVEWAHLIEDQLPSERLDIKILYVNDSTRKIMMTPYGSHYVEICKELSNESISN; encoded by the coding sequence GTGGAAGAATTCGAATTTAGTACAAATAGCTCTGAAGAAACATTAGAAATTGCAAAGCGCCTTTCTGAAAAGGTGAAAAAAAGTGATGTTGTGACACTTGAAGGGGATTTAGGTGCAGGAAAAACAACATTTACAAAAGGTTTAGCAAAAGGTTTAGGAATAAAGCGCAATGTAAACAGTCCGACTTTTACAATTATTAAAGAGTATAAAGATGGAAGATTGCCTTTATATCATATGGATGTTTATCGTTTAGAGGACGCTGATGAAGATTTAGGCTTTGATGAGTATTTTCATGGAGATGGAATTACAGTGGTAGAGTGGGCACATCTAATAGAAGACCAATTACCAAGTGAACGATTGGATATAAAAATCTTATATGTAAATGATTCAACAAGGAAAATCATGATGACTCCATATGGTTCTCATTATGTTGAAATATGTAAGGAGTTAAGCAATGAAAGTATTAGCAATTGA
- the tsaB gene encoding tRNA (adenosine(37)-N6)-threonylcarbamoyltransferase complex dimerization subunit type 1 TsaB yields MKVLAIDTTNYVLGIALVDEGNVIGEYITNLKKNHSVRAMPAIDRLLSDCDVTPQQLDKIVVATGPGSYTGVRIGVSIAKTMAWSLKIPIVGVSSLEVLAANGRYFNGFISPIFDARRGQVYTGLYQYANGGLVTIKNDQNLLLADWLKILEDKKERVLFVGNDVVIHKETIVSTLGDMGEFGQVTLNNPRPSELGLIGLTKEASDVHSLVPNYIRLAEAEAKWLEQQK; encoded by the coding sequence ATGAAAGTATTAGCAATTGATACGACCAATTATGTGCTCGGAATAGCGTTAGTCGATGAAGGAAATGTAATTGGTGAGTATATTACAAATTTGAAAAAGAACCATTCTGTACGTGCAATGCCAGCTATAGATAGGTTACTAAGTGATTGTGACGTAACCCCGCAGCAGCTTGATAAAATAGTGGTAGCTACTGGTCCTGGATCATATACTGGGGTTCGTATCGGGGTATCAATCGCGAAAACAATGGCATGGTCTTTGAAAATCCCAATAGTAGGTGTCTCTAGTCTAGAAGTGTTAGCAGCAAACGGAAGATATTTTAATGGATTCATTTCTCCTATATTTGATGCGAGAAGAGGCCAAGTTTATACTGGCTTATATCAATATGCTAATGGAGGATTAGTAACAATTAAAAACGATCAAAATCTTTTACTTGCTGATTGGCTAAAAATACTTGAGGATAAAAAGGAACGGGTTTTATTTGTAGGTAATGACGTTGTGATTCATAAAGAAACAATTGTTAGCACGTTAGGAGATATGGGTGAATTTGGACAAGTTACGTTAAATAACCCGAGACCAAGTGAACTAGGGTTAATTGGCTTAACAAAAGAAGCGTCAGATGTCCATTCCCTTGTTCCAAATTATATCCGACTAGCTGAAGCAGAAGCAAAATGGCTAGAACAGCAAAAGTAA
- the rimI gene encoding ribosomal protein S18-alanine N-acetyltransferase encodes MDNRFTIRKMQREDVEEVYQIELLSFSAPWSKESLFYELEQNLFAKYLVVEFEGKVIGYCGLWVIMDDAQITNIAVHPDYRKMKIGEALLRFSIQLSKEMNAKRLSLEVRVSNHIAQSLYKKVGFLSGGIRKRYYTDNQEDALVMWVNLV; translated from the coding sequence TTGGATAATAGGTTTACGATAAGAAAGATGCAAAGAGAAGATGTTGAAGAGGTTTATCAAATCGAATTGCTTTCATTTTCAGCACCTTGGTCGAAAGAGTCATTATTTTATGAACTCGAGCAAAATTTATTTGCAAAGTATTTAGTAGTGGAATTTGAGGGGAAAGTGATTGGCTACTGTGGCTTATGGGTGATTATGGATGATGCACAAATTACAAACATAGCAGTACACCCCGATTATCGTAAAATGAAGATTGGTGAAGCTCTTCTAAGGTTTTCAATCCAGTTAAGTAAAGAAATGAATGCAAAACGGTTATCCTTAGAGGTAAGAGTTTCTAATCATATTGCACAATCTTTATATAAAAAGGTCGGGTTTTTATCAGGTGGAATAAGAAAGAGATATTATACAGATAATCAAGAAGATGCTTTAGTAATGTGGGTGAATTTAGTATGA
- the tsaD gene encoding tRNA (adenosine(37)-N6)-threonylcarbamoyltransferase complex transferase subunit TsaD: MNRTDQYILGVETSCDETAVAIIKNGREIVANVVASQIESHKRFGGVVPEIASRHHVEQLTIVFEEAMKQANLDFNDLSAITVTEGPGLVGALLTGINAAKALAFSHGIPLIGVHHIAGHIYANRLIKELEFPLLALVVSGGHTELVYMKEHANFEVIGETLDDAAGEAYDKVARTLGLPYPGGPHIDRLAHEGKPTIDLPRAWLGAGSFDFSFSGLKSAVINTLHNAKQKGIILEAKDVAASFQASVIDVLVTKTSQAVDKYPVKQLLLAGGVAANKGLRTALEKEFSSRDGLELIIPPLSLCTDNAAMIAAIGSVLYDKGIRSDLALNANPGLELTSY, translated from the coding sequence ATGAATCGAACAGATCAATATATATTAGGTGTTGAAACAAGCTGTGATGAAACAGCTGTAGCTATTATTAAAAATGGTCGTGAAATCGTAGCAAATGTAGTAGCCTCACAAATTGAGAGTCATAAGCGATTTGGAGGTGTAGTCCCTGAGATTGCTTCTAGACACCATGTTGAACAATTAACAATTGTCTTTGAGGAAGCAATGAAACAAGCGAACCTTGACTTTAATGACTTATCAGCAATTACAGTAACTGAAGGACCAGGTCTGGTTGGTGCCTTATTAACAGGGATTAATGCCGCAAAAGCATTAGCATTTTCCCATGGTATACCACTTATAGGTGTTCATCATATAGCCGGCCATATTTATGCAAATCGTCTTATTAAAGAGTTAGAGTTTCCGTTATTAGCTTTAGTGGTATCAGGTGGGCATACTGAGCTTGTTTATATGAAAGAACATGCTAATTTTGAAGTGATCGGTGAAACATTGGATGATGCAGCCGGGGAAGCATATGATAAGGTTGCAAGAACTTTAGGGCTCCCTTATCCTGGTGGTCCACATATTGACCGATTAGCACATGAGGGAAAACCAACAATTGATTTGCCAAGAGCTTGGTTAGGTGCAGGATCATTTGATTTTAGCTTTAGTGGACTCAAATCAGCAGTTATAAATACGCTGCACAATGCAAAGCAAAAGGGAATAATATTGGAAGCTAAAGATGTTGCTGCTAGTTTTCAAGCAAGTGTTATTGATGTGCTCGTGACAAAAACATCACAAGCTGTGGATAAATATCCTGTAAAACAACTGTTACTAGCTGGTGGTGTTGCAGCAAATAAAGGCTTGCGTACAGCTTTAGAAAAAGAGTTTTCTTCAAGGGATGGGTTAGAATTAATTATTCCACCTTTGTCCCTCTGCACAGATAATGCAGCAATGATTGCGGCTATTGGTAGCGTTCTATATGATAAAGGCATTAGAAGTGATTTAGCTCTAAATGCGAATCCTGGACTTGAATTAACATCATATTAA